The following are encoded together in the Naumannella cuiyingiana genome:
- a CDS encoding AI-2E family transporter, whose protein sequence is MFGRRAQPQANPDATRAVERVGAQTTGELRSIGKRLDSLAPRVGIPRVLLILVGLASAALIISGTREIREIVAPVFFGINLVLAASPVSSWLRRRGLPAWLCAIVSGVLVLAFLFAFFYAIYWAIASLVRELPRYTPQFESLYDQVLALLAQFGVTSTQITSQLETINPQSIVGAAGGLLSNLGSAGSLMIVLLTVIFFLVLDSMNFGQRLQLADSTHPRITEALISFAEGVRRYWVVTTIFGLIVAILDVGLLMILGVPLAFVWGVLSFITNYIPNVGFVLGLIPPALMALLDKGPIAALIVLIGYSVLNFVIQSLIQPKFTGDAVGVTPTVSFLSLLFWAYVLGPLGALLALPSTLLVKAVLIDADPRARWVNAFIASNPTTAEADSTREAFHGEDGDEQSLPGGGSGISRPQRAAT, encoded by the coding sequence ATGTTCGGACGGCGCGCACAGCCACAGGCCAACCCCGACGCCACGCGGGCCGTGGAGCGGGTCGGGGCACAGACCACCGGTGAGCTCCGCTCGATCGGCAAGCGGCTGGACTCGCTCGCCCCGCGGGTCGGCATCCCGCGCGTGCTGCTGATCCTGGTGGGCCTGGCCAGCGCCGCGTTGATCATCAGCGGGACCCGGGAGATTCGCGAGATCGTGGCGCCGGTCTTCTTCGGGATCAACCTCGTGCTTGCCGCCTCCCCGGTGTCCAGTTGGCTGCGCCGCCGCGGACTGCCGGCGTGGCTGTGCGCGATCGTCTCCGGGGTATTGGTGCTGGCCTTCCTGTTCGCCTTCTTCTACGCGATCTACTGGGCGATCGCCTCGCTGGTGCGCGAGCTGCCGCGCTACACCCCGCAGTTCGAGTCGCTCTATGACCAGGTGCTCGCGCTGCTGGCCCAGTTCGGGGTGACCAGTACGCAGATCACCAGCCAACTGGAGACGATCAACCCGCAGAGCATCGTCGGCGCGGCCGGCGGGCTGCTGTCCAACCTGGGCAGCGCAGGCTCGCTGATGATCGTCCTGCTCACCGTGATCTTCTTCCTGGTGCTGGACTCGATGAACTTCGGCCAGCGACTGCAGCTCGCCGACTCCACCCACCCCCGGATCACCGAGGCCCTGATCTCCTTCGCCGAGGGGGTACGCCGCTACTGGGTCGTCACCACGATCTTCGGTTTGATCGTCGCCATCCTCGACGTCGGCCTGCTGATGATCCTCGGCGTACCGCTGGCCTTCGTCTGGGGTGTGTTGTCGTTCATCACCAACTACATCCCGAACGTCGGGTTCGTCCTGGGGCTGATCCCGCCCGCGTTGATGGCGCTGCTGGACAAGGGTCCGATCGCCGCGCTGATCGTGCTGATCGGCTACTCGGTGCTCAACTTCGTGATCCAGTCGCTGATCCAGCCGAAGTTCACCGGCGATGCCGTGGGCGTCACCCCGACCGTGTCGTTCCTGTCGCTGCTGTTCTGGGCCTACGTGCTGGGACCGCTCGGCGCTCTGCTGGCGCTGCCGTCGACCCTGCTGGTGAAGGCGGTGCTGATCGATGCCGACCCCAGGGCGCGCTGGGTGAACGCGTTCATCGCCTCCAATCCGACCACCGCCGAGGCCGACAGCACCCGCGAGGCGTTCCACGGCGAGGACGGCGACGAGCAGTCCCTGCCCGGCGGCGGCAGCGGCATCTCCCGGCCGCAGCGCGCGGCGACCTGA
- a CDS encoding CGNR zinc finger domain-containing protein, translated as MLINPYGAEPVRLAARLADERPRTPAELQEICDDEDVVGGLPPRPADVRQLDELLDAWLTVVDAPDDRARARRLNRLLARYAEHPRLTDHTGTWHLHYRPERVGLARLLATMITVGTALHLTERGMDRLGRCAAPDCRRAYADTSRNGTQRFCCPRCGTREAVRRHRARA; from the coding sequence GTGTTGATCAACCCTTACGGTGCGGAGCCGGTACGCCTGGCCGCCCGACTGGCCGACGAGCGGCCTCGCACACCCGCCGAGTTGCAGGAGATCTGCGACGACGAGGACGTGGTCGGCGGTCTGCCACCCCGCCCCGCCGACGTGCGTCAGCTCGACGAACTGCTGGACGCCTGGCTGACGGTCGTCGACGCGCCCGACGACCGCGCCCGCGCGCGGCGGCTGAACCGGCTGCTCGCCCGCTACGCCGAACACCCGCGGCTGACCGACCACACCGGCACCTGGCATCTGCACTACCGCCCCGAGCGGGTCGGCCTGGCCAGGCTGCTGGCGACCATGATCACCGTGGGGACCGCCCTGCACCTGACCGAGCGCGGGATGGACCGGCTGGGCCGCTGCGCCGCCCCCGACTGCCGGCGGGCCTATGCCGACACCTCCCGCAACGGCACCCAGCGATTCTGCTGCCCACGCTGCGGCACCCGGGAGGCGGTACGCCGACACCGCGCGCGGGCCTGA
- a CDS encoding CPBP family intramembrane glutamic endopeptidase: protein MGTSQQQSLDQLPFPEAMRAARRPTGPILGIVVVSVIFLLAQASALPFVSLDDQGTQMTFAKQAILTGSFAVGAILIFAWVRWKEGRRISTLGFARPGAMMKIGRGALIGIAMISVVALVNAALGSASIGSPDWSAVGPAAVLLLGFGVQGSTEELYARGYLVQAVAWKWGVIAAFAIQTIWFTLLHGANGGMTLVPVINLALVALFLGCWSLAEGGLWGVCAFHALWNWGQGNLWGANVSNMEISTSVLSFDPAPGASELLTGGGFGFEGSIVATIVLAIGTVVAFTIWQRNRRRDAGAEAELGR from the coding sequence ATGGGCACATCGCAGCAGCAGTCCCTCGACCAGCTCCCGTTCCCGGAGGCCATGCGCGCCGCCCGTCGACCCACCGGGCCGATCCTCGGCATCGTCGTCGTCAGCGTCATCTTCCTGCTCGCGCAGGCCTCGGCCCTGCCGTTCGTCTCTCTCGACGACCAGGGCACGCAGATGACCTTCGCCAAGCAGGCGATCCTGACCGGCAGCTTCGCCGTCGGCGCGATCCTGATCTTCGCGTGGGTGCGGTGGAAGGAGGGTCGGCGCATCAGCACGCTCGGATTCGCCCGTCCCGGGGCGATGATGAAGATCGGCCGCGGCGCTCTGATCGGGATCGCCATGATCTCCGTCGTGGCGCTCGTCAACGCGGCCCTCGGCAGCGCGAGCATCGGCTCCCCGGACTGGTCGGCCGTGGGACCGGCCGCCGTCCTACTGCTCGGCTTCGGAGTCCAGGGCAGCACCGAAGAGCTCTACGCGCGCGGCTACCTTGTCCAGGCGGTCGCATGGAAGTGGGGGGTCATCGCCGCCTTCGCGATTCAGACGATCTGGTTCACCCTGCTCCACGGCGCGAACGGGGGCATGACGCTCGTGCCGGTGATCAATCTCGCCCTTGTCGCACTGTTCCTCGGGTGCTGGTCGTTGGCCGAAGGCGGTCTGTGGGGCGTGTGCGCGTTCCATGCGCTGTGGAACTGGGGTCAGGGCAACCTGTGGGGAGCGAACGTGTCGAACATGGAGATCTCGACATCCGTCCTCTCCTTCGACCCCGCCCCCGGGGCGAGCGAGCTGCTCACCGGCGGCGGATTCGGGTTCGAAGGCAGCATCGTCGCGACCATCGTGCTCGCGATCGGCACCGTCGTCGCGTTCACCATCTGGCAGCGCAACCGCCGCCGAGATGCCGGGGCGGAGGCCGAGCTCGGCCGCTGA
- a CDS encoding GNAT family N-acetyltransferase yields the protein MTTQAVRPAAGQVRVVTDADLAAVTALLATDPVESVFVAARVEAHGLDPFRLGCPVWGWFHDDELQALCHAGSNLIPFRAGADALAAFARQAGEHRRCSSIGGASRMVLPLWRELCRTGRDWHGTREVRPRQPLMLIDAAPAADPEPRVAPVRRTDVEAYFDASVRMYTEEVGVSPFPRGSSRHYRGYVRELIRRGHSFGIVEGGRVIFKADIGSLANGVAQIQGVWVDPAHRGRGLAVPAMAAVVALARELAPMVSLYVNDFNDAALATYRHVGFRQVGEFATVLY from the coding sequence GTGACCACGCAGGCCGTCCGGCCCGCCGCGGGACAGGTCCGGGTCGTCACCGACGCCGACCTGGCGGCCGTCACGGCCCTGCTCGCCACTGACCCGGTGGAGTCGGTCTTCGTCGCCGCCCGGGTCGAGGCCCACGGGCTCGACCCGTTCCGGCTGGGCTGCCCGGTGTGGGGGTGGTTCCACGACGACGAGTTGCAGGCCCTGTGTCATGCGGGGTCGAACCTGATCCCGTTCCGCGCCGGCGCCGACGCGCTGGCGGCCTTCGCCCGGCAGGCGGGCGAGCACCGCCGCTGTTCGTCGATCGGCGGCGCCTCCCGCATGGTGTTGCCGCTGTGGCGCGAGTTGTGCCGCACCGGCCGGGACTGGCACGGCACGCGGGAGGTACGCCCGCGCCAGCCGCTGATGCTGATCGACGCGGCCCCGGCCGCCGACCCCGAGCCGCGGGTCGCGCCGGTGCGGCGTACCGATGTCGAGGCGTATTTCGACGCCTCCGTGCGGATGTACACCGAGGAGGTCGGCGTCTCGCCGTTCCCGCGCGGCAGTTCGCGGCACTACCGCGGCTATGTGCGGGAGCTGATCCGGCGCGGTCACTCCTTCGGCATCGTCGAGGGCGGCCGGGTGATCTTCAAGGCCGACATCGGTTCGCTGGCCAACGGGGTCGCCCAGATCCAGGGCGTCTGGGTGGATCCGGCGCACCGGGGCCGCGGCCTCGCGGTGCCCGCGATGGCCGCCGTCGTCGCGCTGGCCCGCGAGCTCGCCCCGATGGTTTCGCTGTATGTCAACGACTTCAACGACGCCGCGCTGGCGACCTACCGGCATGTCGGGTTCCGGCAGGTCGGCGAGTTCGCCACCGTGCTCTACTGA
- a CDS encoding DUF1345 domain-containing protein, whose translation MSSAVRPSAATEPWWRRWLARDGVRNGLAWGIGIACGAIMVPTVLWRLPVSSPWVRYVAAYLMVTPIATLLTLVLTWVVFAPLPRARLTGLVRATQSRRRRGLLSRLTYFDDSGLSWGVQGSLVSIIAILLLWFLGERSVPVIVLTMAGVASAWCMGVIAYAVNYLREDVDRPGMVFPGDDEPTFRDYLYQALTVSTSVATSDINVTTRQMRSLVAGNSAVSFFFNTVILAMLISLMMSAR comes from the coding sequence ATGAGTTCGGCAGTGCGACCGAGCGCGGCGACCGAACCCTGGTGGCGGCGCTGGCTCGCCCGCGACGGCGTCCGCAACGGCCTCGCCTGGGGGATCGGCATCGCCTGCGGCGCGATCATGGTGCCCACCGTCTTGTGGCGGCTGCCGGTCAGTTCGCCCTGGGTGCGCTACGTCGCGGCGTACCTGATGGTCACCCCGATCGCCACCTTGCTCACGCTGGTCCTCACCTGGGTGGTGTTCGCGCCGCTGCCGCGGGCGCGGCTGACCGGGCTGGTACGAGCGACCCAGTCGCGCCGGCGACGCGGGCTGCTGAGCCGGTTGACCTATTTCGACGACTCGGGTCTGTCGTGGGGGGTGCAGGGCTCGCTGGTCTCGATCATCGCGATCTTGCTGTTGTGGTTCCTCGGCGAGCGGTCCGTACCGGTGATCGTGCTCACCATGGCGGGCGTGGCGTCCGCCTGGTGCATGGGCGTCATCGCCTACGCGGTGAACTATCTGCGCGAGGACGTGGATCGGCCGGGCATGGTCTTCCCCGGCGATGACGAGCCCACCTTCCGCGACTACCTGTACCAGGCCCTCACGGTGTCGACGTCCGTCGCCACGTCCGACATCAATGTGACGACACGCCAGATGCGGTCCCTGGTGGCGGGCAACAGCGCCGTGTCGTTCTTCTTCAACACCGTCATCCTGGCGATGTTGATCTCGCTGATGATGTCCGCGCGCTGA
- a CDS encoding proline--tRNA ligase — protein MSELFVRTLREDPADAEVASHRWLVRGGYVRRVAPGIYTWLPLGLRVLENVERIVREEMAAIGGQELRFPALLPREPYEATNRWTEYGDGIFRLHDRKGGDYLLGPTHEEMFTLAVKDMYNSYKELPLTLYQIQTKYRDEPRPRAGIMRGREFVMKDSYSFDIDEAGLAASYARHRDAYRKIFDRLGFEYVIVRAMSGAMGGSQSEEFLAVSPVGEDLFARSPGGYAANVEAVELAPPDPVPFDDAPAAHVEDTPDSPTIETLVAVANERVPRTDRPWTAADTLKNVVFMITRPGQEPEPLAIGLPGDREVDTKRLEAQLGEGVAYAPFADEDFARHPDLVKGYIGPGVLGAENASKITYLVDPRVATGTRWVTGADAAGRHVFDLVAGRDFTPDGVIEVAEVRTGDPAPDGSGPLELARGIEMGHVFALGTKYADALGLQVLDENGKLATVQMGSYGIGVSRAVAVVAEGTSDEKGLCWPRELAPFDLQIVATGKDAAVLDKATELARELDEAGVRVLLDDRKASPGVKFADAELLGMPTTVVVGRGLADGVLEVRDRRTGMSENVAVDDALGHLLALVHGRTDAETA, from the coding sequence ATGTCGGAACTGTTCGTCCGGACCCTGCGCGAGGACCCGGCGGACGCCGAGGTGGCGAGCCACCGCTGGCTCGTCCGTGGCGGCTACGTGCGCCGGGTCGCCCCGGGCATCTACACCTGGCTGCCGCTCGGGCTGCGGGTGCTGGAGAACGTCGAGCGGATCGTCCGCGAGGAGATGGCGGCGATCGGCGGCCAGGAGCTCCGGTTCCCGGCGCTGCTGCCGCGCGAGCCCTACGAGGCGACGAACCGGTGGACCGAGTACGGCGACGGGATCTTCCGGCTGCACGACCGCAAGGGCGGCGACTACCTGCTCGGCCCCACGCACGAGGAGATGTTCACCCTCGCGGTGAAGGACATGTACAACTCCTACAAGGAGTTGCCCCTGACGCTGTACCAGATCCAGACCAAGTACCGCGACGAGCCGCGCCCGCGCGCCGGCATCATGCGCGGCCGCGAGTTCGTGATGAAGGACTCCTATTCCTTCGACATCGACGAGGCCGGTTTGGCCGCCTCGTACGCGCGCCATCGCGACGCGTACCGCAAGATCTTCGACCGGCTCGGCTTCGAGTACGTGATCGTGCGCGCGATGTCGGGCGCGATGGGCGGCTCGCAGTCGGAGGAGTTCCTCGCCGTCTCGCCGGTCGGGGAGGACCTGTTCGCGCGGTCCCCGGGCGGGTACGCCGCGAACGTCGAGGCGGTCGAGCTGGCGCCGCCGGATCCGGTGCCGTTCGACGACGCGCCGGCCGCGCATGTCGAGGACACCCCGGACAGCCCGACCATCGAGACGCTGGTCGCCGTGGCGAACGAGCGGGTGCCGCGTACCGACCGGCCGTGGACCGCCGCCGACACCCTGAAGAATGTCGTGTTCATGATCACCCGGCCGGGGCAGGAGCCGGAGCCGCTGGCCATCGGGCTGCCCGGCGACCGGGAGGTCGACACCAAGCGGCTGGAGGCGCAGCTCGGCGAGGGGGTGGCGTACGCGCCGTTCGCCGACGAGGACTTCGCCCGGCACCCCGACCTGGTCAAGGGCTACATCGGCCCGGGCGTGCTGGGGGCCGAGAACGCCTCCAAGATCACCTATCTGGTCGACCCGCGGGTCGCGACGGGTACGCGCTGGGTGACCGGCGCGGACGCCGCCGGCCGGCACGTCTTCGATCTGGTCGCCGGTCGCGACTTCACCCCCGACGGCGTGATCGAGGTCGCCGAGGTACGCACGGGCGACCCGGCCCCCGACGGGTCGGGGCCGCTGGAGCTGGCCCGCGGGATCGAGATGGGCCACGTCTTCGCGCTCGGCACCAAGTACGCCGACGCGCTCGGCCTGCAGGTGCTGGACGAGAACGGCAAGCTCGCGACGGTGCAGATGGGCTCCTACGGCATCGGGGTCTCCCGGGCCGTGGCGGTGGTGGCCGAGGGCACCAGCGACGAGAAGGGCCTGTGCTGGCCGCGCGAGCTCGCGCCGTTCGATCTGCAGATCGTCGCCACCGGCAAGGATGCGGCCGTGCTGGACAAGGCGACCGAGCTGGCCCGCGAGCTGGACGAGGCGGGCGTGCGCGTGCTGTTGGATGACCGCAAGGCGAGCCCGGGGGTGAAGTTCGCCGACGCCGAGCTGTTGGGCATGCCGACCACGGTGGTGGTGGGCCGCGGGCTGGCCGACGGCGTGCTCGAGGTGCGCGACCGGCGTACCGGGATGAGCGAGAACGTGGCCGTCGACGACGCCCTCGGGCACCTGCTCGCGCTGGTGCACGGGCGAACCGACGCCGAGACCGCCTGA
- a CDS encoding MFS transporter: protein MATALTEPAPEVAPDGRGVLRRNWLVLTAMMLALVTVMMDNSILNVALPTIARDLGASAGDLQWIVSAYSVTFGGLLLTTGNLSDRIGRRKVMLAGLALMAVASLAILVAGGTVPGVIAVRALVGVGAALVMPSTLSLLFATFTGPARGSVMGVFSIAAMAGFTIGPVLGGLLLSQLHWNWLFLLNIPVALIAIPVLLRAVPESTDGTAEPADLIGAVTSVFTMGGLIYALGSGPENGWLSVPTLAAAAIALLAGIAFIARQLRAAHPMLDVSLLTRRAFALPALVEAMVFFMMMATMFITTQLLQLVFGYSAVIAGLMTLPSVLLMLATNGLITRLTTALGDRLATALGLALGAVGFGTAALGVSQVALLIGGIALSGVGNRMAMTSAALRVIDALPPERAGMGSALNDTFQEVGGALGIGVLGAVLSQLYRLGLPPGVTASLAEAVSSGSPALAQVAQLAFSHAAQLTIGAGVGALLVTAVVCLFAFPRQAAMPAK, encoded by the coding sequence ATGGCCACCGCACTCACCGAACCCGCACCCGAGGTCGCGCCGGACGGCCGCGGCGTGCTGCGGAGGAACTGGCTGGTGCTGACCGCGATGATGCTCGCGCTCGTCACCGTGATGATGGACAACAGCATCCTGAACGTCGCCCTGCCGACCATCGCCCGGGACCTGGGCGCCTCGGCGGGCGACCTGCAGTGGATCGTCTCGGCGTACTCGGTCACCTTCGGCGGCCTGCTACTGACCACTGGCAACCTCAGCGACCGGATCGGGCGCCGCAAGGTGATGTTGGCCGGTCTGGCGCTGATGGCCGTCGCCTCGTTGGCGATCCTCGTCGCCGGTGGCACCGTCCCGGGCGTGATCGCGGTTCGCGCGCTCGTCGGGGTGGGCGCGGCGCTCGTGATGCCGAGTACGCTCTCGTTGCTCTTCGCCACCTTCACCGGTCCGGCGCGCGGCAGTGTGATGGGGGTCTTCAGCATCGCCGCGATGGCGGGATTCACGATCGGCCCGGTGCTGGGCGGCCTGCTGCTCAGCCAGTTGCACTGGAACTGGCTGTTTCTGCTCAACATCCCGGTCGCCCTGATCGCGATCCCGGTCCTGCTCAGGGCCGTGCCGGAGTCCACCGACGGCACCGCCGAGCCCGCCGATCTGATCGGTGCCGTGACCTCGGTGTTCACCATGGGGGGACTGATCTATGCCCTGGGCAGCGGCCCCGAGAACGGCTGGCTGAGCGTACCGACACTCGCCGCCGCGGCCATCGCGCTGCTTGCCGGCATCGCCTTCATCGCGCGGCAGCTCCGCGCGGCGCACCCGATGCTCGACGTCTCACTGCTCACCCGGCGGGCGTTCGCCCTGCCGGCGCTGGTCGAGGCGATGGTCTTCTTCATGATGATGGCCACGATGTTCATCACCACCCAGTTGCTGCAACTGGTGTTCGGCTACTCGGCCGTGATCGCCGGACTGATGACCCTCCCGTCGGTGCTGCTGATGCTCGCCACCAACGGCCTGATCACCCGGCTGACGACCGCGCTCGGCGACCGGCTGGCGACCGCGCTCGGGCTCGCGCTCGGTGCGGTCGGCTTCGGCACCGCGGCGCTGGGCGTCTCCCAGGTCGCCCTGTTGATCGGCGGCATCGCGCTGTCCGGCGTGGGCAACCGGATGGCGATGACCAGCGCGGCGCTGCGGGTGATCGACGCGCTGCCGCCCGAGCGGGCCGGGATGGGATCGGCGCTCAACGACACCTTCCAGGAGGTCGGCGGCGCGCTCGGGATCGGCGTGCTCGGCGCAGTGCTCAGCCAGCTCTACCGGCTGGGGCTGCCGCCCGGCGTCACCGCCTCGCTCGCCGAGGCCGTGAGCAGCGGCAGCCCGGCACTCGCGCAGGTGGCCCAGTTGGCCTTCAGCCACGCGGCGCAGTTGACCATCGGTGCGGGTGTCGGCGCGCTGCTGGTCACCGCCGTGGTCTGCCTGTTCGCCTTCCCGCGGCAGGCGGCGATGCCAGCGAAATGA
- a CDS encoding M50 family metallopeptidase, which translates to MEIVSEIWRRATQRQPVPEPAEVLISALVALGLVVIAWPLVRMLTTVVHEAGHAVVATLAGRSLEGIRLHTDTSGLTVSRGRPTGPGMVLTFAAGYPAPAIFGLGAAWLLGQGYAVGLLWASLVLLALLLLKIRNFYGLLVLLALGGAIAAASWYLAPARQSMIAFTATWLLLLSAPRAALELLVHPSRTSDAGQLARLTRLPATFWVLIFLGICLACLVGGLALLLPQVLAAAGL; encoded by the coding sequence ATGGAGATCGTGAGCGAGATCTGGCGGCGGGCGACGCAACGGCAGCCGGTGCCCGAGCCGGCCGAGGTGTTGATCAGCGCCCTGGTCGCGCTCGGCCTGGTCGTGATCGCCTGGCCGCTCGTGCGGATGCTGACCACCGTCGTGCACGAGGCGGGCCATGCAGTGGTCGCGACGCTGGCCGGCCGCTCGCTGGAGGGCATCCGGCTGCACACCGACACCTCGGGGCTCACCGTCTCCCGGGGCCGGCCGACCGGCCCGGGGATGGTACTCACCTTCGCGGCGGGCTATCCGGCGCCGGCGATCTTCGGGCTGGGCGCGGCCTGGCTGTTGGGTCAGGGGTACGCCGTGGGTCTGCTCTGGGCCAGCCTGGTGCTGCTCGCGCTCCTGCTGCTCAAGATCAGGAACTTCTACGGTCTGCTGGTGCTGCTCGCGCTCGGCGGCGCGATCGCGGCCGCGTCGTGGTACCTCGCCCCGGCCCGACAGTCCATGATCGCGTTCACCGCGACCTGGTTGCTGCTGCTGTCCGCGCCGCGGGCCGCCCTGGAGCTGCTGGTCCACCCGAGTCGCACCTCCGATGCCGGCCAGCTCGCCCGGCTGACGCGGCTGCCGGCCACCTTCTGGGTGCTGATCTTCCTCGGCATCTGTCTTGCCTGCCTGGTCGGCGGCCTCGCCCTGCTGTTGCCGCAGGTGCTCGCCGCGGCCGGGCTGTGA
- a CDS encoding TSUP family transporter: MLDEIPLVTLLALIGVAFVAGWVDSVVGGGGLIQLPSLLLALPADTPPPSILGTNKISSAAGTLVATLTYVTRVTVHWSTVLPLVVGAYAGSTAGSWLAQFLPRALVTPIVLAALIGVGWYTWRRPALGRESRVGTRDARHHAKAAAIGLVVGGYDGILGPGTGSFFVIGLVAVLGYGFLEATAKAKIANLTTNIASILVFGLNGYLLVGLGLCMAAANLTGGLIGARMAVRHGNGFVRVVFLVVIGALIAKLGADLVIELIGHLGR, encoded by the coding sequence GTGCTCGACGAGATACCGCTGGTCACCCTGCTCGCCCTGATCGGCGTCGCGTTCGTGGCGGGATGGGTCGACTCCGTGGTCGGCGGTGGGGGACTGATCCAGCTCCCGTCGTTGCTGCTCGCCCTTCCGGCGGACACGCCCCCGCCGAGCATCCTCGGCACGAACAAGATCAGCTCGGCGGCCGGCACGCTGGTCGCCACGCTGACCTACGTGACCAGGGTCACCGTGCACTGGTCGACCGTGCTGCCGCTGGTGGTCGGGGCCTATGCGGGGTCGACCGCCGGGTCCTGGCTTGCCCAGTTCCTGCCCCGCGCGCTGGTCACCCCGATCGTGCTCGCCGCGCTGATCGGGGTCGGCTGGTACACGTGGCGCCGCCCGGCGCTCGGCCGCGAGTCGCGGGTCGGCACCCGCGACGCGCGCCACCACGCGAAGGCGGCGGCGATCGGGCTGGTCGTCGGCGGCTACGACGGAATCCTCGGCCCCGGAACCGGGTCGTTCTTCGTGATCGGGCTGGTCGCGGTGCTCGGCTACGGCTTCCTGGAGGCCACCGCGAAGGCCAAGATCGCCAATCTGACGACGAACATCGCCTCCATCCTGGTCTTCGGACTGAACGGCTACCTGCTCGTCGGCCTCGGCCTGTGCATGGCGGCGGCGAATCTCACCGGCGGGCTGATCGGCGCGCGGATGGCCGTCCGACACGGGAACGGGTTCGTCCGGGTGGTCTTCCTGGTGGTCATCGGCGCCCTGATCGCCAAGCTCGGGGCCGATCTGGTCATCGAGCTGATCGGACACCTCGGGCGGTGA
- a CDS encoding TetR/AcrR family transcriptional regulator, whose amino-acid sequence MADGRRGPRQPDRRRPRRAPSERRAAGRARVALSTERIVDAAVAILDEGGPDALTFRRLAGELGVGVASLYWHVDDKEDLLMLCFEHVLDADRAPIEPGPGAGDWKRDIREQLLGYFDLSERHPWIAAIAPGVTADGFSVAVRVLGLTGERIRSLGFDDVRTFYLASALFGSLTSIMMQTMRLAYGPPGRREDVLAEFADALGRQEDQYPGVARLARVMATHSDRDQFVAAVDVILAGIEAEAAKL is encoded by the coding sequence ATGGCTGATGGACGGCGCGGACCGCGGCAACCCGACCGGCGGCGACCACGGCGAGCGCCCAGCGAACGCCGCGCGGCGGGCCGGGCCCGGGTAGCACTGAGCACCGAGCGGATCGTCGACGCCGCGGTCGCGATCCTCGACGAGGGCGGGCCCGACGCGTTGACCTTCCGCCGGCTCGCGGGCGAGCTCGGGGTCGGCGTCGCATCGCTGTACTGGCATGTCGACGACAAGGAAGACCTGCTGATGCTGTGCTTCGAGCACGTGCTCGACGCGGACCGCGCACCGATCGAGCCCGGCCCCGGGGCCGGGGACTGGAAGCGGGACATCCGCGAACAACTGCTGGGCTACTTCGACCTCAGCGAGCGCCATCCGTGGATCGCGGCCATTGCTCCCGGCGTGACCGCCGACGGGTTCAGCGTGGCGGTACGGGTCCTGGGCCTGACCGGGGAGCGGATCCGCTCGCTCGGTTTCGACGACGTGCGCACGTTCTATCTGGCCTCGGCCCTCTTCGGCTCGCTCACCTCGATCATGATGCAGACGATGCGGCTGGCCTACGGACCGCCGGGGCGCCGGGAGGACGTGCTGGCCGAGTTCGCCGATGCACTGGGCCGGCAGGAGGACCAGTACCCCGGCGTCGCCCGGCTGGCCCGGGTGATGGCCACCCACTCCGATCGCGACCAGTTCGTGGCGGCGGTCGACGTGATCCTGGCCGGCATCGAGGCCGAGGCCGCCAAGCTCTGA